The proteins below are encoded in one region of Salvia splendens isolate huo1 unplaced genomic scaffold, SspV2 ctg360, whole genome shotgun sequence:
- the LOC121789872 gene encoding peroxidase 31-like, translating into MVSPLLHLLALSALLILLLNPAFAAGGKQRRQRQQPYLSTSYYSKSCPKFEQIVQDTTTNKQISSPTTAAAALRLFFHDCFVGGCDASVLVSSTRFSKSERDADINLSLPGDGFDVVVRAKTALELACPGVVSCADILAVATRNLVVMTGGPFYPVKLGRRDALSSRAADVEGNLPRPTMSMPQIIQIFQSKGFSIQEMVALTGAHTIGFSHCSEFSANIYNYSKTSESDPTYYPEFARSLRSACADYRRNPTLSVFNDVITPNKFDNVYYNNVKKGLGLLASDHGMSSDPRTRGFVELYSRDQRAFFAAFSSAMQKLSVYGVKTGRNGEIRHRCDALNF; encoded by the coding sequence atgGTGTCGCCACTCCTTCACCTGCTCGCCCTCTCCgccctcctcatcctcctcctcaacccCGCATTCGCCGCAGGAGGCAAGCAACGGCGCCAGCGCCAGCAGCCCTACCTGAGCACCTCCTATTACAGCAAAAGCTGCCCCAAATTCGAGCAGATCGTGCAGGACACCACCACCAACAAGCAGATCTCCTcccccaccaccgccgccgccgccctccGCCTCTTCTTCCATGACTGCTTCGTCGGCGGCTGCGACGCCTCCGTCCTCGTCTCCTCCACCCGCTTCTCCAAATCCGAGCGCGACGCCGACATTAACCTCTCCCTCCCCGGCGACGGCTTCGACGTCGTCGTCCGCGCCAAGACCGCCCTCGAGCTCGCCTGCCCCGGCGTCGTCTCCTGCGCCGACATCCTCGCCGTCGCCACCCGCAACCTCGTCGTCATGACCGGCGGCCCCTTCTACCCCGTCAAATTAGGCCGCCGCGACGCCCTCTCCTCCCGCGCCGCCGACGTCGAGGGCAATCTCCCCCGCCCTACCATGTCGATGCCCCAAATCATCCAAATCTTCCAATCCAAAGGCTTCTCCATCCAGGAAATGGTCGCATTAACCGGCGCTCACACAATCGGATTCTCTCACTGCTCCGAATTCAGCGCCAACATCTACAATTACAGCAAAACCTCTGAATCGGATCCGACTTACTACCCCGAATTCGCGAGATCGCTCCGAAGCGCCTGCGCCGATTACCGGAGAAACCCTACCTTATCCGTATTCAACGACGTGATTACGCCCAACAAATTCGATAATGTGTATTACAACAATGTGAAAAAGGGGTTAGGGCTTTTGGCTTCGGATCACGGAATGAGCTCGGATCCGAGGACCCGAGGATTCGTGGAGCTGTATTCGAGAGATCAGAGGGCATTCTTCGCCGCATTTTCGAGCGCGATGCAGAAGCTCAGCGTCTATGGCGTCAAAACTGGGAGGAATGGGGAGATTCGGCACAGGTGCGATGCTCTCAACTTTTGA